The genomic interval ACTTATGTTAATCAAGACACGTACTATTGAAGAAtgacagacggcaagcatatgaccagtattattatcgggtctattacttccattgatTAAAGTActtttaatcgattgatttcaaatcttgtacttcaatttttttaacatgcattttcatgtataaaggacaatattacccagagcttgtcattatttttgtcgtcgttatcgataacagatgaccgTATATGACACGTTAAAGTCGTGTAACTGTCGCGTTAAGCCAAAACACCGTATAGCATTTGTGCCTTTGCTTCAAAGAGCTTGGATATTTTATCGTACACCACTTTTCCAAAGGGGCCAAAAGAGATTTAAGTTTTCGAAAGCACCGAAAAAGTGAATTCTTTGTAAAATGTGGGCAGTGGCttgaatcgtttttttaaagttaGGTAGGGAAAAACGATGGTTCATGTTTTTATTCAGAGCTTTATTACTTAGATGTCGTATCTTTGCTTTTAAGCTTCTTATGTATTCTACTGAAAcattccacttttccaatgGAATCGAAAAGAAGCGCAACACTTTCGAAAGCTCTCTAAAGCATTCAAGCTATGCgatacgttttttttgtagCTTAACACGGCAGTTGAGAGggctgaatttttattttattcataatttAGAAAGCTTTTCAAGAAgtcatgaaatagttatttatacaaccgagtgacaCATCGTGTgtctaaaaaagcatttatcatcgagtttcTTCAACGTTTTTCGTAATAAAGGCAACGTAAGGTTCTACTTTTTGTCAATTGTTgcgaaaatcacttttatgccactcagcatcataatatgaaaaaatttgtaatttgcaactcgattgcataaatgcaatcgctaaaccgaactggtgtgcatacgttattttgcaccagctggtcccatttggaattgtatgtgaccagctggtgcaaaataacgtatgcacaccagttctgTTTAGCGATTGTAACTATTTCAGTTTAGGACaatgaaccaaaaactcaTACTGTCACATTTTGTTCGTTAATTAGTTGTTTTGATAGATTTTACTTTGGAAAACAGCAGAAAAAACAGTTGAACGGCTGGCTGAAAGATTTGGTTTattgttgataaaaaaattagtttttagcacggaaaagtaaagtaaaccaggcaggagcgcttgatttgactacgGACCTAAATTATCTAGTAGCCTTTgtgttttgcgaataaaatttttcaagttatgtcagtgttcctttgagttcattttcatacagtgtattaggccccttatttgacgtttcaaaaatgaaccactcctgcctggtttattttactctgccgtgtttttacctttttttcctGCAGCAAACGACCCATCGACTGTTATGACGAGGAAATTGATTTGATCAAAGAACTTGCGAGAGCTGTCTAAAAATTACACAAAGGAATTTCTTCGTCATTTGAAGCTTCCAGCAAACCAGTTCGAGCTTTTCAAATTGTGTAAAGCGTCAATTCTTTTGGGATTTGACAGTTTCCGCAAGTTCTCTGTtttctttaaaacatttccccatcataacagtctatacgGTTGAGGCTAGTACACTTGTAAAACTGTGCAAAATGCCTAAACAATTAGCGTTTACATCAAgcctgaaaaatatttgacagatggtccatacattttatgttaaCCTTTTTTAATCGTTTTGCATGGGTCCTTTTTCAAGCACATTTGAActcaagaaaattgttaacCGGGACACAAGAtggatacaaaattttattccgCAGAACTGCGTATATGAATGGATATTTGGTGGAAAAAATCACACAATGAATATTATACAATAGCAAGTCAGACTGTTACACCATGGATAAGTGATGTTCAAAGTGATGTATTAGGACGACGTTGAAGAGAGAGTAAAAGCTCACGAGATGAATGTATTAAAATTAATCATAGACTCTTAGTGACTCAATCCAATTCTCGATGATTTTTCTCCACTCCTGCCGATatacatttgaataaaatcgCACAActcaatggaaaataaattaatgtttaAAACGAACGAATTTGTTATTgctgtaaaaaaatgtaaatccaATCATCCCTCTCACCGACAACCACCACAGAATCTTCAAATGTAAAACATCATTTAccaaaaatctaatttaaatgTCATTGTTTTGCACAGAAGTAATTCATAATGTTCGACAGATATCACAAGCGAATGTGCGCGGAAACATTTATATGTATACCAGCGTAcgctaaaatgtttttttttatcaattcatCCAATCACTTAAAAAGTATAGACGCAAAATTACCAAACAACGACCGCAAATTTCTACCGTTCGGTGTACATCACACgcacttcaattttattcacgttcttatttttattgtggGGTGAGAggtatttatatatattcatGTATATACAACAAATAGGTACAATGTGTGCAGAGAGGAAGGtgtgatgaaaatattattgattatttattttagaaataaGATTAATTTCACCACTCTCATTGTGCTATAATATAGCAAGAGCCTCCAGTGTTTATACAAGTCCAAATACCTGTTGAAGTGGTGGCTTGTTAAAATTATGTAGGTGGTACTGTTCGAGTATgtaaatttctaattgaatacGAACAAGAAGCAACAACAAGTGTTCATAATCTCAGAATTAATTTTCTGGGCAGTGGCCAGgtccggactggccatatggaCTCGAAgtgctttttgatttttttgtatgaatgaagggctttttataaaaaaaaatcgttcaatgTTCGAAAGGTGTTTGTAGCCAGTCCAGCCCTGGTTCCCTAGAGATCCTTAAAGTTCTTGACGAGAAATATAGAATGacgttagattttttttttactttcaaaaatttagatttttttaaaaatttgggctGCTTTTGTGAACTTTGAATTCCCATTTCGTGAGGAGTTTCGAAAACAACGAATTGATGCCCTATATTCTCTTGTCCATTTCGCAAGTGCTGGAAGTTTTGACACCCGCCCGAAAAACGACTGTCCGATGAAGATCCAGAAATATTTCAAGACTACAAGAATTTTACCAGAGACTTAATACTTATTTGTTCACCAGGggtaaaaaagttgaaaattttatttcgatggtgctaaggtgagaaaatgactattttcttgACTGCGTTGTGAACATAACGCAAAATCGCCAAgtgcaaaaaaaatgcaagtttgGACCACCCTACTGGGCAGTAGACCCGAAGTTATTACTCCGCTCCGCAGCATAGACAGAATGATTTGAAACCCAAAGTCATTGTGCTAACAagcattttaattttcgttccaGATATGATAGCCACCATTTGGCTGTTCTCATTGCTGTCTACAACAATGTTACGCGAAATTGAATGTATGTACGAATCGCCAGTTCTCGAATATGAAATCAACGATCCATTTACATCTGCAGAGCAGGTAAAGACTGTTGTAATCTTTGTTGCgcagtgaaattttatttgcttacCACATgtgaatccaatttttgttcaataacATGCTTAGGATACCGTGCAAATGGAAAAGAGAACCAAACCCTCACTTTCAATTGTGAACCCCTTAGATGTGTTGCGTTCACGGTTAGTATAGTTTGACTTTTTATTATGAgatttaacttttattttccttttatttgaatgttacTTTGTTATGTTGATGTGTTTTTATCAGACACTTCAGGGCTAAATTAGCCCGTGGGCAAAGTGAACCAGGCCCAGAGCGCTGGGAGCATGAGAAAGTTGAATAttgaaaaaacattaattcaaaaatcgcCACAATGGCTAATCCGGCCCTGCCtaaatttcgcaaaaatttatttcctagatttctcaaaaatagtctctggcttttatttctgttttggttttcattttatcatttttcagaTTACGACAGGGCCGTTGCTAGAAGATATTGACTTTGGGGCTCCGATTAATTTGTACAATAATGCTTTCAAGCCTAATTAAGTTAAGAAAGTTATGAGTTAtgcgttaatttttttcgaacagtTCCTAACAGTTTGAAGAGTACATTTCGTTCATAATTTTCTTAACTTCTAAGACCTCCccagttttatttgaaaacatGTCTTTGACATCATTGTACAAATAAATCGGAGCCCAGAGGTCAATATCTTCTCACGATGGTCCTGGTTTGgaaacgaaaattctttttagaaaatgtcaaatttcaatcatttttcggaagcctacattttgtaatttgatGAAGGTAGTTTCGTGACGATAATGGACAGAAACATAAGTAATTTTCGgaactgtatgaaaatgacttCGTGTAACATAATGATAAAGgtaattttaaaagttttcaattcaCTTGTGCCAGAGGCTATTTTTGGGGAATAAATTTACAGAATATAGTTAGAGTTACATTGTCGTGTACAGAAACAGTAAAGCTTAACCCGCACTTCCCTCCCTCTACTCAACGTTTCAACGTTTTAGAGAGATGCTAATTTAGCGACTAGGACGTCGTTTTGACGAATACATTTTCtctacaatttcaaaattattcgatatattccctctatccgtcgaaacgacacCCAGttgtcatattagcatctctctgctACATTTACTGAAAAGAGAGATAGAGAGCAGtgttcattgttttttttttttgaaatggtAAGAGATAgcacaaacgaggcattgaaaacgtgttttggtcctagttttcattgtcagatgcagcaatcgcaattttcgttagagaaatttctaactttatttgacagttgcgacaatATCGTCATGAAAataaggaccaaaacacgctttcaatgcctcgtttgttttcgtttGTATATTTCGGGAGGTCATGCAGATACGCAGGtgtaacacacaaaatttgacagttgaatttttttttggtgttccagcgtaaattataaaatagcgatattttttttttattaaagctAGTTGTTGCTCGTCCTAAACCGGACGAGAAACCCGCACTGAGGCCACCGAAATAGCGATATATgtaatgctgaaaacaaacgaggcattcaaaacatgctttggtccttgttttcatgacgaaattgtcgcaaatgtcaaataaagttagaaatgtctatcgaaaattacgattgctgcatttgtcaatgaaaactaggaccaaatagttatttacgtatctgttgtggacggtatattttaggcaatttcgcgagttgtagcccgaacgaagtgagggcgacaagcgaaagtgcctaaaataaaccgtccacaacagatgcgtatacaacttttcatgccgagggcccaaattacgagaaaaattccgtaatttttgcccaaggcatgaaaacacgttttttttgataccaacatcgaaagttgatactttcgccctcgaaatccggggcgaaagtaaaaaaatgcaagttatgtgtttgagcggggagaaagaaagaatacataaagcgaaagtcaatatacataatgcgaaagtcgactacataatgtaatagtcgactcttgtcaataagtgtactgcgatcaaaattgaaataaagcgtgcgccagtgctcttattgaaattaacatacgaagttgataatttttgttgttaatgatttgttagttatttgttcatttttgtgtgtgttattgttgtgatggctaaataattaaatttttgatataccagggggctgccgccccctggacccccgcattttctggctaaatgccttcatatttcaagattttgttctgctgtttgcgatacgtatcaactttcgatgttggtatcaaaaaaaatagtatgaacgactcggggcaaaaataaaaaaattcaacctgtgcgattgaggcccttgccttcggcgcgggcatcaactctcgcacacggttgaatttttttactttcgccccttgtcattcaatgtactattcaacgtctcgtttgttttcagcataacCTCCCCAAGTATAAAGCCTTGGtttaatttacttaaaattgGCAATCTAAGAAATGATAAGCGGAACCTCTGAGATAGGGGATAGGGGATTGtattaaaaatagattttctcaatctcacaattttccttttttttgacCGTTGAAGAGAGGATTCGCTCAGTCTCGCtgtgcattttattttttccgcTCTACGGCCTCTACGGCACTGttgaaatttccattaaaCACAATGATAGAGAATGAGACAAACTCTCTTTTGCACGGTCTTCGatttaatgtatttttttcattagcatgaaaactaaaatgtcATTTCACAAACACTACCATCGGAGAACACCGCTTAATATTATTTCTCTGGactatagagtgttatgatgaaagagatagaaatattttgacaagtaccccaaggcaacttataataaactggtcttcggtcctctcgctctcaacacgttgaaagagaaagcaatattttgacaagtaccccaaggcaagttaaattaactagtcttcggatctctcgctctgatcataacagtctataggGCTCAAATGAGAAATTGTAGTCAGGTAGCTTATTGCGGTTGACgtaagaataaataaataaataaataaataatagtttgttaaaaagattttttgttagacCATTGAAACTCTTGTGAATTGATATTTAAACAATTGGTAATCcgttttaattttcttgaattatttttgtccaGATTAATGTTGGAGATAGCTAGGAGGCAAATGAGGGAAAACTCTAAACAGGTAAACTAATTGTACTTGTTATAAGCAATTATTCAAAATACCTAATTCGTAAGTCAAATTGTAGAATAGATAATTACATCGCGAGAACATCCCGAATAATCGTGAACCCATTTACCGAGAGAATtatcgccttcggctcgaacaAACACAAACATACGTAGGCAAAAAGAATTCTCTTGGCACACGACTGCCGCAATTTGCATGAGGGACTtagtcaaaaatttcaacaaaagaagttttttgttaaaaatattcacTAAGTCTcatatgcaaattacggcagacgAATTCACGCTCATTCGCTCCacgcacaaaattttacacgcGTCATATCCATATCACGAATCCACGAATAGCAAGTAAATAGATATCTAATACGATCCCGTATGTGATGTTTCATGCGATCTCGCATGCGATTAATTTGGATATTCGCGATTTCATTACTCaggaaaagaatgtttttcCGTCCTAGAAGTTTTTCTGCGTTCATTTGAAGAGAGATATCAAAACGTGTTGACACATGACTTTTGACGCTTAATATTCAGTGTTTTCGTGACATGGCGCgtgtgaaattatttaatttgttaTGTTAAATCATCTGAAATTGATCTGCTGGCTTCGGCAGtattttcagtttgatttttctCGTCGATCAAAAACATTAATTCTCCCTCCTCTCTAGGTTGAACTAAACAGAGCCATATTGAAAAATGTCGGAAAACGCGTTAATCATCTGAACGTTATGGATTTCCATAGACTGGGCAAGGACcaactgaaacaaaaactgaCAAACGCTCAAAACAATGACGATCTGCATATAAAGTATTTGTACAGCCTAAAGTATAACAATGTTTAAAGTGATGTTAtggatgtaaaaaaaagtcttttttgaaaaaaaagtaatttatttattaaatgatGTTGAATCTGAATCGTTTTCTTTTGAATACTAACCATATTTACACATATATACAACAATGAATAAGTTAATATATTTTTAGATAATGTCTATATACACACAACAATCAAAAACAATATCAGCCCACTGTAGGTACtggtaattttttcttttctttcatttattttcttttttagaaaaaaaatatcataaccAAAAGCACGTAACGGTATTATTTACACAAGTACGCGATGTTTGCGGTATGCGTGCCCTGACAAGCTACCgtaacttcgagaaattctaGTATACAATACAGTTCATGCGATGTTTAATGTGTACGCACCATGTAAGTTGTATATTTCCATTGCCTAAGATAAAACATATTTGCACTAATTAGGACTATTACGGTGGACGAACCAGCATCCGAAAATTTACCAGTAGTCGGAGACATGTTTTTCCGTTGATAAACCTATTAATGAAACAATAGGTGTCCCACTACTGGTACATGTTCGGAGACTGGTACCGCCACTGTAAGAAATGATATCTAactgaattgacaaaatgGTACGAGCCGTGAAGGAAGAAAAGAACGAGTGGCATGGGGGAGGCTAAATACGGTTTCGTGTTAGAAAAGGTGGCTCGTAACCGGTGTCATTACCCTACTGACCTCTTAAGAGCTTTCGTTCAGTCAATTTTAACCGGTGAAAAGCATTGTGATCATAGAAATGAAACGCGAAGCTGACACGCCGACTCTGCGAGATAGAACTcacatgtgaatgacagctggTTTGAATGGGACAGAATCAGCACGCACAATTTGCATGAACTTTTCGAGAATCTGAGAGAGAGGAATTTCGTATGCCAACATAACAATGGTATGAGTGAGTTTGTTTGGCTTACAgattaaacaatagaaatacaATGACAACGGCTCTCTGCACTCGCCCTATTTTTTCCCATAGAGTCCAGCTGTCATTCACGTAGAGTGTTACTGTTCGTTATGCTACAATTGTGGACTGCAATGTCaactgttcgaaaactgtGCTAACTGAAACACTCTATATGTGTTTCGGACCCTTACCGCGTGAGCCGCCggtatcatttctctgattgtGGTTAGTATTACTGCAACATTAAGCAGAATGAATTTCTTCCTCTATTGGCCAGCGTATCTTCGGCGAATATTACGTGAGGAAGAAGGAACAACGTAGATTCACCTAGTTACACATTAAAGTGGTATAAACACAACTTACATGGTGCCTGCCCatttaatcaaaatgtttcaaatcaaatgaagGGACGACAATATATTAATTAATACGAAAGAAAACTAAGCGAATGTGTTAAATTCAAAGATGTGTtatgaaattatcaaaaatacttATTGTGCATCAAAGTTAAAAAGAACAagacaaattgattttaaatattgtaagaatgttataaaaagaaaaatgtattatAGCCCACAGATGCTACTAATCGACATATATACTCGACTTAACaagattttaattgaatgaaatacgCCATCATACCATCATTACACTCATTCTAATCATTCATATTTATTTGGTGAGTAAAGACCATGATGTTAGTAGATTATAAAATACTCAGATAAAATGTACAGTCTTCAAAATATCAGAGATAACAATATTCTTGAAATCTAataaaactaataaaaattgCCTATTATAACACTcaaaggaaattttatttcatttcttttacgtTGGGTCCATCCGCCATTTAGTCTGGTGCGAGTTGTcctttcgctcatattgaatgtaaaaaacgattttatggTTCATTATCGTAGGTGGGTCGGCCACGAACTCGAGTCGCAATGTTGCCAAGCTGGGATCGACCTAGTTTGGGCCAGGGAGCCGCCGTCAGCTAAAACTTCTTCCGGCtctgtaaaattgaattttgatccgaattgtgtgggaaaaaaatcttgtgTTCCTTGAACCTTTCTGTAATTCAAGATGACTcccatcaatacaaaaaagtTTGCAAACCTGGAAAATCcggtaaatgctttttttaaagtaattattgttttttatttttaacat from Bradysia coprophila strain Holo2 unplaced genomic scaffold, BU_Bcop_v1 contig_732, whole genome shotgun sequence carries:
- the LOC119084103 gene encoding uncharacterized protein LOC119084103, which translates into the protein MNMIATIWLFSLLSTTMLREIECMYESPVLEYEINDPFTSAEQDTVQMEKRTKPSLSIVNPLDVLRSRLMLEIARRQMRENSKQVELNRAILKNVGKRVNHLNVMDFHRLGKDQLKQKLTNAQNNDDLHIKYLYSLKYNNV